A genomic region of Rhodanobacter sp. contains the following coding sequences:
- a CDS encoding NfeD family protein, with the protein MLGQIAIHYLWWLLALLLIMGEVMVPGYFLLWIGIAAAAMGVLLWLFPGLGLLVQAILFAALALAACVAYARWLRPRIERDAPDGERLNRRGERMIGQRYELVEPIVNGRGKVRVGDGQWLVSGPDLPQGSTVEVVAVDGTTLLVRATA; encoded by the coding sequence ATGCTCGGACAGATCGCAATCCATTACCTCTGGTGGCTGCTCGCCCTGCTGCTGATCATGGGCGAGGTCATGGTGCCCGGCTACTTCCTCTTGTGGATCGGCATCGCCGCGGCCGCGATGGGCGTGCTGCTGTGGCTGTTCCCGGGGCTGGGCCTGCTGGTGCAGGCAATATTGTTTGCGGCGCTCGCGCTGGCCGCCTGCGTGGCTTACGCGCGCTGGCTGCGGCCGCGCATCGAGCGCGATGCGCCCGATGGCGAGCGGCTCAACCGCCGCGGCGAGCGGATGATCGGCCAGCGCTACGAGCTGGTCGAGCCCATCGTCAACGGCCGCGGCAAGGTGCGCGTCGGCGACGGCCAGTGGCTGGTGAGCGGGCCGGATCTGCCGCAAGGCAGCACGGTGGAAGTAGTGGCGGTGGACGGCACCACGCTGCTGGTGCGCGCTACCGCATGA